The window TTGATAAAAGAGCAGCCCGATAATGCCACTTTAGGTCGTCTTCAACGACATCTATCCGAGTTGGGCTCTCTGCCTATCGGTAGTAGGTTGCCTAAGTTTTCAGCTAAAGATGTCAATGGAAAGACTATTAATAATGCGTCGTTTCAAGGAAAGGATGTTGTCATTATCAATGCTTGGGCGGCTTGGAGTTACGAGAGCCTTGATGTCCAACGTGCGCTAAATGATGCAGTGAAAGCAGGAAAGATAGCTGCTTTGGGCATTTGTGTAGATGCCAATCCTAAGGAGGTAAAGCAGACTTTAGAGCGTGATGGGATTGAGTTTTCCAATGTTTGTGATGGAAAACTACTGAATACACCACTACTCAAAACCTTTGGTCTTAATACTATACCAGATAATATCGTCATTCGCAATGGGAAAGTTGTTGAAAGAAACATCACTGCTAATACCATCCGTCAGCGTTATGGCGCCGAATAAAAACTAATATTGTGCTTGTAAAAACATTCTGTGCAGCTGTTAACGGAATGGAAGTCACCACCGTGACAGTCGAAGTTAGTATCACACGGGGCGTGTTGTTCCATCTTACCGGTCTTGCAGACGGAGCGGTAAAGGAAAGTCATGACCGTATAGCTGCAGCACTTCTTAATACTGGTTACAAGTTTCCTGTAGCCGATATCACCGCCAATCTTGCTCCTGCCGACCTCAAGAAGGAAGGCTCCAGTTTTGATCTCCCATTGGCAATAGCCATCTTGGCTGCCAATGAGAAGATGAGTTGTGACCGTTTGCGAGAGTTTATGCTTGTGGGAGAATTGAGCCTTGACGGTACTTTACAGCCTGTTAAAGGCATACTACCCATAGCTATCAAGGCACGTGCCGAGAAGTTTAAAGGTATCATTGTGCCGAAAGCTAATGAGCACGAAGCGGCTGTGGTAGACACGTTGGAGGTCTATGGAATGGATAATATCCTGCAAGTAATTGACTTCCTTAATGGTACATCGACTCCAGAACCTTGTTTTGTAGATACACGGAAAGAGTTTTACGAGCATCAATATGCTTTCGATCTCGACTTTGCTGATGTCCGTGGGCAAGAGAATGTGAGGCGAGCATTAGAGGTGGCAGCGGCTGGCGGGCATAATCTTATCATGGTTGGACCACCCGGAAGTGGAAAGAGTATGATGGCAAAGCGCCTTCCTTCCATCCTTCCTCCTTTGTCCCTTTCAGAGAGTTTGGAAACAACTCAGATTCATTCGATAGCCGGTAAGTTACGCCGTGACACCGGACTGATTACACAACGTCCTTTCCGTAGTCCTCATCATACTATCTCTGAGGTTGCACTCGTGGGTGGTGGAGCCAATCCGATGCCGGGTGAGATAACCCTTGCACATAATGGAGTGCTCTTCTGTGATGAGTTACCAGAGTTTAATAAACACACTTTAGAGGTTCTTCGCCAGCCTTTGGAGGATCGCCATATAACGATTTCACGTGCCAAGTATACGGTTACTTACCCTTGTAGTTTCATGTTTGTAGCAAGTATGAA is drawn from Prevotella melaninogenica and contains these coding sequences:
- a CDS encoding YifB family Mg chelatase-like AAA ATPase, encoding MLVKTFCAAVNGMEVTTVTVEVSITRGVLFHLTGLADGAVKESHDRIAAALLNTGYKFPVADITANLAPADLKKEGSSFDLPLAIAILAANEKMSCDRLREFMLVGELSLDGTLQPVKGILPIAIKARAEKFKGIIVPKANEHEAAVVDTLEVYGMDNILQVIDFLNGTSTPEPCFVDTRKEFYEHQYAFDLDFADVRGQENVRRALEVAAAGGHNLIMVGPPGSGKSMMAKRLPSILPPLSLSESLETTQIHSIAGKLRRDTGLITQRPFRSPHHTISEVALVGGGANPMPGEITLAHNGVLFCDELPEFNKHTLEVLRQPLEDRHITISRAKYTVTYPCSFMFVASMNPCPCGYFADPTHHCVCTPGQIQKYLAKISGPLMDRIDIQCEIAPLPFKDISQATPGEPSAAIRERVIRARAIQTDRFSSYRNIHCNAQMSERMIHEFAEPDEASIKLLRDAMERLKLSARAYNRILKVARSIADLEESEAVQVQHIAEAIGYRNLDRSDWAER